The genomic stretch GTGTCGCACCTTTGGCATTCCCTATAGCAACCCCGATACGACACCTGCACAGGAATTTCGCTTCGCAATCTGCGGCGAGATTCACCAAGCGGTGGCGCCCAATGAGTTCGGCGTGCACGAGATCGTCATCCCCGCCGGCCGTTGCGTCGTGGTACGACACACGGGGTCACCGGATCACATCGGCGAAACGATCTATCCGATCTACCGCGACTGGCTGCCAACCAGTGGCGAGGAACTGCGTGACCAGCCGCTGTTCTTCCATTACCTGAGTGCCTATCCCGAGACCCCGCGGGATCAATGGCAAACCGATGTGTATGTCCCGCTGCAATAGCGCAGCAAATAGCGTTCGAGCCTGAGCTGACGCTGACGAGTGTCTGTTCAGGGTCGAAGCTTGCCTTCCCTGCAAGCTCCACTCTTGGCTGCTGTGAAATCAAGCTAGGCTTGAGCAACCCCGGCGATGGCCAATATAAACTAAGGTGACGGGCAGCTTTCGGCCAGAAGCGGTCATCCCGATTCCTATACATGGTCAGGAGTTCTGCCTGGGTTCTTCAAAACACGTTTCTAATTAGCCGACTGCACGTCGTAGGGTGGGCCACTGTGCGGTCAATGATGCTCAAGGGCACCCGATGGAGCCAGTCGTTTCAGGCTTTGCAGATAAGCCTGGAGGCTTTTTCATTGCGGTAGGTCAACTGCTCCAAGCCCTGCGGCGCGTATTCGGCGTCCTCGCGGGCGGCTAGGATGAGGCCATGGTGCGACGACTTTCCGCAAACCGGGTCGGCGTTGTCGGCATCGCCGGTGAGCATGAAGGCCTGGCAGCGACAGCCACCGAAGTCACGGTCCTTCTCGTCACAGGAGCGGCACGGCTCGGGCATCCAGGCGTCGCCGCGGTAGCGGTTGAATCCGAACGACTCGAACCAGATGTGCTCCAGGCTGTGCTCACGCACGTTGGGGAACTTCACCGGCAACTGCCGGGCGCTATGACACGGCAGCGCGGTGCCGTCCGGGGTGATGTCGAGAAACAGCTTGCCCCAGCCGCTCATGCACGCCTTCGGCCGCTCCTCGTAATAGTCCGGGGTGACGAAGATGAGCTTGCATGGGTGCTTCTGCGCCGTCAGCTTGGTCCGCCACTCGTTAGTGATGCGCTCGGCGCGCTGCAGCTGCTCGCGGGTCGGCAGTAAACCGACGCGGTTCAGCTCGGCCCAACCGTAGAACTGACAGGTGGCCAGCTCGACGTAATCGGCCTCCAGTTCGATGCACAGCTCGATGATGCGGTCGATGCGGTCGATGTTATGCCGATGGGTGACGAAGTTGAGCACCATCGGGTAGCCGTGCGCCTTGACCGCGCGGGCCATTGCCAGTTTGTGGGCGAAGGCCTTGCTGGAGCCTGCCAGCAGGTTGTTCACCTCCTCGTCGGCAGCCTGGAAGCTGACTTGGATATGATCCAGGCCAGCCGCGCTGAACTCAGCGATTCGTTGCTCGGTAAGTCCGATGCCTGAGGTGATCAGGTTGGTGTAGAAGCCCAGGTCACGGGCAGCCTTGATCAGCTCAGCGAGATCCTGGCGCACCAACGGCTCGCCACCGGAAAAGCCCAACTGCGCTGCGCCCAGTGCACGGGCCTGGCGGAATACGTCGATCCACTGTGCAGTACTCAGCTCGGTGCCCTGCTTCGCGAAATCCAGCGGGTTGGAGCAGTATGGGCACTGCAGCGGACAGCGGTATGTCAGTTCGGCCAGCAACCACAGCGGCGGGCCGATCTGGGACCGCGTGGGGTTAGGCGAATTCGATCCAGAACTGGGCATGGGCCACCTCAATAAACGCCAGGATGTCTTCATCGATATCCGGCACGCCGGGGAATTGTTCGGCCAGAGAGGCGATGATGTTCGCCACGTCGCGGGCGCCGTCAACACACTTGAGAATCTCGCCGGCGCTGTCGTTGAGTTTGATCATCCCTTCCGGGTAGAGCAGCACATGGCAGTTCTGCATCGGTTCATACTGCAGGCGGAAGCCACGGCGAAAGCGCGGCACGCAAGACTGGGTGGATTGGTTCAAACTGAAAATTCCGTCATCGGGTGCGCCGTACAACGTTGCACCATTTGAGTTATTCGATGCGTAGGGTGCGCACGGTGGCCCAATGCGTCCTTCATCCGCGCGGTTCACTTGACTATCCCACGGTGCTAAACACGTTCGGCCGTCACCGTGTGATACCGCGGGCGCTCCAGTTCGTAGGCCATGCTCATGCATGAGGTCTGCTTTGGGACTGGAAACCCCGGCGTACCGGGGCTCGGATGATCAGCGGTTGGCGAAGTACAGGGTGACTTCGAAACCAAGGCGCATATCGGTGAAGTTGGGTTTAGTCCACATGGGTAGATCCTCTTTTTATTGGCGCCGGCACATGCCGACAGGGCGAGTTAATCACCAGGCCCGCCCTCCCCGAATGATACTTTCGGAGGAGTTGCGGCCCTGATTTTGAAGCGGGCGCGCGACAGTTGCTCGCCCTCCCGCTACAGCTGTCGCATTTCTGCGACGACTACGAAAACCACCGCCGAGTCCGCTCATCAAGGGCGCGGCGCTCAAGCGCGGGCCCTGCAGCGGTGTGGCCCGACGCCGGCATGTACTATGCTGGGTGGCTAGTGTTCGACGGAAGGATGACTGCACGCACCGTCGTACAAGGCTATGGTTGCAACATTCGCCAGGCCTGCGGCCAAGGCCGACCACAACAACAAGATGCCGGTGCGCGACTCGCCACGCCGGCCACATGGAGCGCCCATGCCCCTGCATGCCGTGGAAACCAGCCCCAGCGAACTCGCTGCCTTCGTCAGCGATCACTTCCCCGAACGCAGCATCCGCCCGGACGGGCTGATCGCCCAGTCGTGGTACCGCAGCGTTACCCAGCACAACCTCAACCCGCGCGGGCGCTGCATCAAGAACATCCTCTCCGCCGAGGAAATTCGCCTGCACCAGGCCCAGCACGAGGAATACCTGAAGGTCGCCAGCCAGGGCGTCACCGGCCTGGCCAAGCGTGTGGTACAGGCCGGTTTCGCCGTGCTGCTCAGCGACGAACATGGCATTACCCTCGATGCGCGCCTGCCCAGCAAACGTGACCCCTACACCGAGTCCGGGCTGATCGTCGGCGCGCGCTGGGACGAATCGGTGGCCGGTACCAACGGCATCGGTACCACCTTGGCCGCAGCTCAGGCGATGACTATCCACCGCGAGGAACACTTCCTCACTTCGAACTTCCGCCTGAGCTGCTCGGTGTCGCCGATCTTCGACGCTCAAGGCCAGCTGCGCGGTTGCCTCAACGCTACCTGCCTGAACAGCGACGGGCCGAAGGAAGCGCAGTACCTGACTCTGCAACTGGTGATCATGTACGCGCGGCTGATCGAAAACGCGCACTTTCGCCAGAGCTACCGCGACGGCCTGACCCTGGCGATCAAGCCGCGCGACGACATCACTGATCTGGTCAACGAACAGTTGCTGGCCCTCGACGACCAGGGCCGGGTAATCGGTGCCAACCGCGCCGCCTTCGTCGCCCATGATCACACAGGGCATAGTCTGCTCGGCCGGCACATTGACAGCCTGCTGCCGGTCGGCGTGGATGAACTCCTCAGCCTCACCAGTGGCGGCGCCCGTGGCGTACTGCTGCGAACGCTGGACGAGCAGGCGCTGGTGGATGTCGGGCTTAGAATCCCGGCCGGTCGCCTGCCCCCCGCTCCGCCTGCAGCAAGCCGCAAGCATCTTCCGGTCGGCAACCACCCGGACCTCAACCAGCTCGGAGGTAGCGACGCGCAACTGCAGCAGGGCGTACGGCGCATTCGCAAGGTGATAGACAAGGGCATCCCGATCCTCATCACCGGCGAGACCGGCACTGGCAAGGAAGCCTTCGCACGCGCCATCCACCAGGCCAGCAGTCGTCGCGCCGGGCCGTTCGTGGCGCTGAACTGCGCGGCGATTCCGGAAACCCTGATCGAGAGCGAATTGTTCGGCTACCGCAGCGGTAGCTTCACCGGCGCCAACAAAAAGGGCATGAAGGGCAAGCTGGAACTGGCCAATGGCGGCACCCTGTTCCTTGATGAGATCGGCGATATGCCGGCGCATCTGCAGACCCGTCTGCTGCGCGTGCTGGCCGAGCGCGAGATTTCCCCACTTGGCGCCGAAGCGCCGGTGGAGCTGGATGTGCAGGTGGTATCGGCAACGCACCAGGACCTCGGCCAGATGATCCACGCCAAGCAGTTCCGCGAAGACTTGTTCTACCGTCTCAGCGGCATGACCCTGGCCCTGCCGGCTTTGCGCGAACGCAGCGATCGCAGCGAGCTGATCGATGCCCTGCTCGCCGCCCAGCCGGGCACCAGCAACCTGCGTCTGGATGCCCAAGCTCGTCAGCGCCTGCATACCTACTCCTGGCCGGGCAACATCCGCCAGCTGCTCAATGCCCTGCGCTACGCCGTTGCACTGGCCGAGGACGGTCGTATCGATATCGATTGCCTGCCTGCCGAACTGCATAACCTTGACCTCACCGATCTGAGTCCAGCTGCTGACAGCGTCGCCAGCCTGGCTGATCACTTGGGCGACGCCGAAGCGCGCCATCTGTACGCGGCGCTGCGTCAGCACCGCTGGAACATTAGCGCGGCCGCCGACTCGTTCGGCATTTCGCGCTCGACCCTGTACCGCAAGATGAAGAAGCACGGCATCGTCCAGCCCAACGAGCTGTTCTAGCCGGCCCTCCTTTGCTGATTCGCAGGGTGCGCCTTGCACACCGGGCAGGCCGCACCGAAAAATCCGCGCAGCCCCTCGGCGCGCGCGGCACAAGCCTACGATTCGAACCGCTCCTTTTGCCTGACGTCGCACACAACGTCAGGCAAAAGGAGCGGAGTCTGGCCGAAGCCTTTCTCCACTCTATTCACA from Pseudomonas sp. S04 encodes the following:
- the pqqD gene encoding pyrroloquinoline quinone biosynthesis peptide chaperone PqqD is translated as MNQSTQSCVPRFRRGFRLQYEPMQNCHVLLYPEGMIKLNDSAGEILKCVDGARDVANIIASLAEQFPGVPDIDEDILAFIEVAHAQFWIEFA
- the pqqA gene encoding pyrroloquinoline quinone precursor peptide PqqA is translated as MWTKPNFTDMRLGFEVTLYFANR
- a CDS encoding sigma-54-dependent Fis family transcriptional regulator, encoding MPLHAVETSPSELAAFVSDHFPERSIRPDGLIAQSWYRSVTQHNLNPRGRCIKNILSAEEIRLHQAQHEEYLKVASQGVTGLAKRVVQAGFAVLLSDEHGITLDARLPSKRDPYTESGLIVGARWDESVAGTNGIGTTLAAAQAMTIHREEHFLTSNFRLSCSVSPIFDAQGQLRGCLNATCLNSDGPKEAQYLTLQLVIMYARLIENAHFRQSYRDGLTLAIKPRDDITDLVNEQLLALDDQGRVIGANRAAFVAHDHTGHSLLGRHIDSLLPVGVDELLSLTSGGARGVLLRTLDEQALVDVGLRIPAGRLPPAPPAASRKHLPVGNHPDLNQLGGSDAQLQQGVRRIRKVIDKGIPILITGETGTGKEAFARAIHQASSRRAGPFVALNCAAIPETLIESELFGYRSGSFTGANKKGMKGKLELANGGTLFLDEIGDMPAHLQTRLLRVLAEREISPLGAEAPVELDVQVVSATHQDLGQMIHAKQFREDLFYRLSGMTLALPALRERSDRSELIDALLAAQPGTSNLRLDAQARQRLHTYSWPGNIRQLLNALRYAVALAEDGRIDIDCLPAELHNLDLTDLSPAADSVASLADHLGDAEARHLYAALRQHRWNISAAADSFGISRSTLYRKMKKHGIVQPNELF
- the pqqE gene encoding pyrroloquinoline quinone biosynthesis protein PqqE, with the protein product MPSSGSNSPNPTRSQIGPPLWLLAELTYRCPLQCPYCSNPLDFAKQGTELSTAQWIDVFRQARALGAAQLGFSGGEPLVRQDLAELIKAARDLGFYTNLITSGIGLTEQRIAEFSAAGLDHIQVSFQAADEEVNNLLAGSSKAFAHKLAMARAVKAHGYPMVLNFVTHRHNIDRIDRIIELCIELEADYVELATCQFYGWAELNRVGLLPTREQLQRAERITNEWRTKLTAQKHPCKLIFVTPDYYEERPKACMSGWGKLFLDITPDGTALPCHSARQLPVKFPNVREHSLEHIWFESFGFNRYRGDAWMPEPCRSCDEKDRDFGGCRCQAFMLTGDADNADPVCGKSSHHGLILAAREDAEYAPQGLEQLTYRNEKASRLICKA